In Streptomyces sclerotialus, the DNA window GGCCCGTCCTCACCGAGATCGCTCAGCATTAGGTGAAGGTGAGCGTTGGCCTGATCCAGATGCGTGCGGTCAACAGGGGCGAGCAGTCGCTCAATACTCGCGTTGACACGAAGAGTCGCCTCACGCGCCAACGCCATTCCCTTACCTGTGATGCGGATCATGCGGCCTCGCCGGTCCGAGGGCTCAGATTGCCGTTCGACGTATTCCTCACGCTGCAGTCGACGAAGGATGTTGCTCAGGCCGCCTGTGGTCAGCAGCAGGCCTTCCGAAAGCTCCCGCGGGCGAAGGCCGTCGGACTGCGCCGCGAGTGCGAC includes these proteins:
- a CDS encoding MarR family winged helix-turn-helix transcriptional regulator, with amino-acid sequence MFDPIEVPPPPGPVVEFAQHIGRLHSLLDRVVVSAAGSCHLSRAEFDVLVALAAQSDGLRPRELSEGLLLTTGGLSNILRRLQREEYVERQSEPSDRRGRMIRITGKGMALAREATLRVNASIERLLAPVDRTHLDQANAHLHLMLSDLGEDGPVHRLQGEALPAQQGER